A single region of the Novosphingobium sp. SL115 genome encodes:
- a CDS encoding LysR family transcriptional regulator, with translation MLRDELGDLAILLAVAEEQSFTRAAARLGTSQSAVSQAVRRLEGNLGVKLLARTTRSVSPTEAGEQLLATLRPALGDIRAQLSQLTQFRDRPAGLVRITTSSHAAETVLWPAVDAVMARYPEIEIELSIDGALTNIVEDRFDAGVRLGESLEKDMIAVRIGPDLRLAIVGAPAYVRHRPAPLTPRDLMQHRCINIRMATRGNLYAWEFEKDGQVINVRVEGPMIVNDSQLALRAALAGHGLACTIEDDVLLAHIAQGRLVRVLEDWCPPFSGHHLYYPDRRNLSPAFKVLLDELRDRARA, from the coding sequence ATGCTTCGCGATGAACTGGGCGATCTCGCCATTCTGCTGGCCGTTGCCGAAGAACAAAGCTTTACGCGCGCGGCGGCGCGCCTTGGCACATCGCAATCCGCCGTCAGTCAGGCCGTGCGGCGCCTGGAAGGCAATCTGGGGGTGAAACTCCTTGCCCGCACCACCCGCAGCGTCAGCCCCACCGAAGCGGGCGAACAGTTGCTCGCAACCTTGCGCCCCGCGCTCGGCGATATACGCGCCCAGCTTTCACAACTTACCCAGTTCCGCGATCGGCCTGCGGGCCTGGTGCGCATCACCACCAGCAGCCACGCCGCTGAAACCGTGCTTTGGCCAGCGGTCGATGCCGTCATGGCCCGTTATCCCGAAATCGAAATCGAACTGTCCATCGACGGTGCCTTAACCAACATCGTCGAGGACCGCTTCGATGCCGGGGTGCGCCTTGGCGAAAGTCTGGAAAAAGACATGATCGCCGTGCGCATCGGGCCGGACCTGCGACTGGCCATAGTCGGCGCGCCTGCCTACGTTCGACACCGCCCCGCACCATTGACCCCGCGCGATCTGATGCAGCACCGTTGCATCAATATTCGCATGGCCACGCGCGGTAATCTCTATGCGTGGGAATTTGAAAAGGACGGGCAAGTCATCAACGTGCGCGTCGAAGGGCCGATGATCGTGAACGACTCACAATTGGCCCTGCGCGCTGCGCTCGCCGGACACGGCCTTGCCTGCACGATCGAAGACGACGTCCTGCTCGCCCATATCGCACAAGGCCGCCTTGTGCGCGTGCTGGAAGACTGGTGCCCGCCTTTTTCCGGCCACCACCTCTACTATCCCGACCGCCGCAATCTCTCGCCCGCATTCAAAGTGCTGCTGGACGAATTGCGCGACCGGGCAAGAGCCTGA
- a CDS encoding xanthine dehydrogenase family protein molybdopterin-binding subunit, translated as MSTHIAEVFDLTVHGARLTGVSRRGFMGASGALVAALALPATGGAQAAPASLNAGLAASWIEIRADGTVQIRTGKCDFGQSSIYTAYRQIVAEELCVPIEAMTTVVSGDTDRTPDGGGTFGLLRYGQNMRKVAAFMREAALELASRKLAVPRAQLAVKDGVISGGGKSIAYADLVRGEDLKLTIEVDGNLTSPLGYFVKGEPPMKPVADYTIIGKPVMNPSIRPKVAGETVWVGDVKLPGMVHARAIHPATLGSTLVRAGKLDTAQFPGARIVRIQNLLAVVSPDEWEAVQAAQAVAADTEWSTWEGLPGHEKLFDHMRDQAKVEAYPARDGRANKGDPAAVRAGKEMRASYALPFHKHAPISPMVTLAEYRADGSVTLHTLSQNAQHLRSMIARMLGTSVDKVVVRTYPGSGHYGRSNGGAAGSEDEAVLLSRELGRPVRVQWMRHDDMQWSTQSSAMMSDIRIALGDDGRIAAYESEHRGPPMQDDRLVGAILAGLPVIDAPSAETTYGFQSGLLNIADTWVYGKVAAVREKGVGMAQIGEKESPLAVGLRDHSMRTPIQFQQNFPREVAMSEAAMLAGKDPLQFRLDHVDDPRFTAILERLRTESGWENRASPAPAARASGSAACKGQGVSIMLRDSGYWACAAQVSVVPDSGEVKVERVTIVADVGIVVNPLQLRRQIQAGCLMGVSQALHEEVTFDRGAVTSADWAGYPILTMAEMPELRVVIVNNIGVGNYGQGSESANALASPAITAAVMDATGKAMRRLPLRPEYVSAALKA; from the coding sequence ATGAGCACTCATATTGCAGAGGTCTTTGACCTGACAGTGCATGGCGCGCGGTTGACCGGCGTGAGCCGTCGCGGTTTTATGGGCGCAAGCGGCGCGTTGGTGGCAGCGCTGGCATTGCCGGCAACGGGCGGGGCACAGGCTGCGCCGGCTTCGCTGAATGCAGGCCTTGCTGCCAGCTGGATTGAAATTCGCGCTGATGGCACGGTGCAGATCCGCACGGGCAAGTGCGATTTCGGCCAAAGCTCGATCTATACCGCCTATCGCCAGATTGTGGCGGAAGAGCTGTGTGTGCCGATTGAGGCGATGACCACCGTGGTTTCGGGTGATACCGACCGCACGCCCGATGGCGGCGGCACGTTCGGCCTGCTGCGTTATGGCCAGAACATGCGCAAGGTTGCCGCGTTTATGCGTGAAGCCGCGCTGGAACTGGCATCGCGCAAGCTGGCGGTGCCGCGCGCGCAACTGGCGGTGAAGGATGGTGTTATCAGCGGAGGGGGCAAATCGATTGCCTATGCCGATCTGGTGCGGGGCGAAGATTTGAAGCTGACCATCGAGGTGGATGGCAATCTGACCTCGCCGCTGGGCTATTTCGTCAAGGGCGAACCGCCGATGAAGCCGGTGGCGGATTATACGATCATCGGCAAGCCGGTGATGAACCCGTCGATCCGGCCCAAGGTGGCCGGTGAAACGGTGTGGGTGGGCGATGTGAAGCTGCCCGGCATGGTCCATGCGCGCGCCATCCACCCGGCAACGCTGGGATCGACGCTGGTGCGGGCGGGCAAACTGGATACCGCGCAGTTCCCCGGTGCGCGGATCGTGCGCATCCAGAACCTGCTGGCGGTTGTGTCGCCTGACGAATGGGAAGCCGTGCAGGCGGCGCAGGCCGTGGCGGCGGACACCGAATGGTCGACGTGGGAAGGGCTTCCCGGCCATGAGAAGCTGTTTGACCATATGCGCGATCAGGCCAAGGTGGAGGCCTACCCTGCGCGCGATGGCCGCGCCAACAAGGGCGATCCGGCGGCGGTAAGGGCCGGCAAGGAAATGCGCGCTTCCTATGCGCTGCCGTTTCACAAACATGCGCCTATCAGCCCGATGGTGACACTGGCGGAATATCGTGCGGACGGTTCGGTCACGCTGCACACGCTTAGCCAGAATGCGCAGCATTTGCGCAGCATGATCGCCAGAATGCTGGGAACCAGCGTCGACAAGGTGGTGGTGCGGACTTATCCCGGATCGGGCCATTATGGCCGTTCCAACGGCGGTGCGGCGGGCAGCGAAGATGAAGCTGTGCTGCTGTCGCGCGAACTGGGCCGTCCGGTGCGGGTGCAGTGGATGCGCCATGACGACATGCAGTGGTCCACGCAATCATCAGCGATGATGTCGGATATCCGCATCGCGCTGGGCGATGACGGGCGCATTGCTGCCTATGAATCCGAACATCGCGGACCGCCGATGCAGGATGACCGTCTGGTTGGTGCAATTCTGGCAGGACTGCCGGTGATCGATGCGCCATCGGCTGAGACGACATATGGCTTTCAAAGCGGGCTGCTGAACATCGCGGACACGTGGGTTTACGGCAAAGTGGCGGCGGTGCGCGAAAAGGGCGTGGGCATGGCGCAGATTGGCGAGAAGGAATCACCGCTGGCGGTGGGCCTGCGCGACCATTCGATGCGCACGCCCATCCAGTTCCAGCAGAACTTCCCGCGCGAGGTGGCGATGAGCGAGGCGGCGATGCTGGCGGGGAAAGACCCGCTGCAGTTCCGGCTGGACCATGTGGACGATCCGCGTTTCACCGCCATTCTTGAACGGTTGCGGACCGAATCCGGGTGGGAAAACCGGGCATCGCCTGCGCCTGCTGCCCGTGCCAGCGGAAGCGCGGCCTGCAAGGGGCAAGGCGTTTCAATCATGCTGCGAGACAGCGGCTATTGGGCGTGCGCGGCGCAGGTTTCCGTCGTGCCGGACAGCGGTGAAGTAAAGGTGGAGCGGGTGACCATCGTTGCCGACGTGGGCATCGTGGTCAATCCGTTGCAACTGCGCCGCCAGATTCAGGCAGGATGCCTGATGGGCGTCAGCCAGGCGTTGCATGAAGAGGTTACGTTCGATCGTGGCGCGGTGACGTCGGCAGACTGGGCAGGTTATCCGATCCTGACCATGGCCGAAATGCCCGAACTGCGGGTGGTGATCGTCAACAACATCGGTGTAGGCAATTACGGGCAGGGTTCGGAAAGCGCCAATGCGCTGGCTTCTCCGGCAATCACGGCAGCGGTGATGGACGCAACCGGCAAGGCGATGCGCCGACTGCCGTTGCGCCCGGAATATGTCAGCGCGGCCCTGAAAGCCTGA
- a CDS encoding adenosylmethionine--8-amino-7-oxononanoate transaminase, translated as MSDPDWYATGRSHVWLPYTQMKTARAPLPVVAAQGVRMQLADGRELVDGISSWWSTVHGYRHPHIEQALRRQLEVLPHVMLGGLAHEQAWRLAQRLASLAPGDLNHVFFSDSGSVAVEVAMKMAAQFWLNQGQRRVKFLCFRGGYHGDTFATMSVCDPDEGMHSLFKGALLEQVVVDLPRTPEDEAALAVLIDQHRGELAGIVVEPLVQGAGGMVFHEPETLRALRRLADAHDLLLIFDEIFVGLGRLGDAMFASEIAGVQPDIMTLSKALTGGTLPLAATIASARIYEAFLSDDPMAALMHGPTYMGNAMGCAAANASLDLFEREPRLAQAKAIGAQLEHVLAPARDVPGVRDVRVRGAIGVIQLDATAPADQLSAACIARGVWLRPFRDILYTTPPLVIGQDDLTHVGNVMVEAVREWSMTARR; from the coding sequence ATGAGCGACCCGGACTGGTATGCGACCGGAAGAAGCCATGTCTGGCTACCCTACACCCAGATGAAAACTGCGCGCGCGCCGCTGCCGGTGGTCGCCGCGCAAGGGGTGCGGATGCAGCTGGCGGACGGGCGCGAACTGGTGGACGGCATTTCAAGCTGGTGGTCGACCGTCCACGGCTATCGCCATCCGCATATCGAACAGGCGCTGCGCCGCCAGTTGGAAGTGCTGCCGCATGTGATGCTGGGCGGGCTGGCGCATGAACAGGCGTGGCGTCTGGCGCAGCGTCTGGCCTCGCTGGCTCCGGGCGATCTGAACCATGTGTTCTTCAGCGATTCGGGATCGGTCGCGGTGGAAGTGGCGATGAAGATGGCGGCGCAGTTCTGGCTCAATCAGGGGCAGCGCCGGGTGAAGTTCCTGTGCTTTCGCGGTGGCTATCATGGCGACACTTTCGCGACGATGAGCGTGTGCGACCCGGATGAAGGGATGCACAGCCTGTTCAAGGGGGCGCTGCTGGAACAGGTCGTGGTCGACCTGCCGCGCACGCCTGAGGATGAGGCGGCGCTGGCGGTGTTGATCGATCAGCATCGCGGTGAACTGGCAGGCATTGTGGTGGAGCCGCTGGTGCAGGGCGCGGGCGGCATGGTTTTTCATGAGCCTGAGACATTGCGCGCGCTGCGCCGCCTTGCGGATGCCCACGATCTGTTGCTGATCTTCGACGAGATTTTTGTAGGGCTGGGGCGGCTGGGCGATGCCATGTTCGCCAGCGAGATTGCAGGCGTGCAGCCCGACATCATGACGCTGTCGAAAGCGCTGACCGGGGGCACGCTGCCGCTGGCCGCGACGATCGCCAGTGCGCGGATTTATGAGGCCTTTCTGTCGGACGATCCGATGGCTGCGCTGATGCATGGGCCGACATACATGGGCAATGCCATGGGGTGTGCGGCGGCCAATGCCTCGCTCGACCTGTTCGAACGCGAGCCGCGGCTGGCGCAGGCAAAGGCCATCGGCGCGCAGCTTGAACATGTTCTGGCCCCGGCGCGCGATGTACCCGGCGTGCGCGACGTGCGCGTGCGCGGGGCCATCGGGGTGATCCAATTGGACGCCACCGCCCCTGCCGACCAACTTTCGGCAGCCTGCATTGCAAGGGGCGTGTGGCTGCGTCCGTTTCGCGATATTCTGTATACCACGCCGCCGCTGGTGATCGGTCAGGACGACCTGACGCATGTGGGCAACGTGATGGTCGAAGCGGTCCGCGAATGGAGTATGACGGCGCGGCGCTGA
- the fabF gene encoding beta-ketoacyl-ACP synthase II, which yields MRRVVVTGLGLVTPLGADVETVWKNLLAGKSGAGPITKFDVTDQKCKIACEVKPADHEYGFDAGKRVDHKIQRQVDPFIVFGIDAAGQALEDAGLTDMDDDLKTRAGCSIGSGIGGLPGIESESIVLHEKGPGRVSPHFVHGRLINLISGQVSIKYGLMGPNHAVVTACSTGAHSIGDAARMIKDGDADVMLAGGAESTINPLGVAGFAQARALNCSYNDRPEQASRPYDKDRDGFVMGEGAGVLVLEEYEHAKARGAKIYAEVVGYGLSGDAYHVTAPHPEGKGAELAMRMALRKAGMEAGDIDYVNAHGTSTMADTIELAAVKRVLGNDLSGASMSSTKSAIGHLLGGAGAVEAIFCILAIRDQIVPPTLNLDNPDEGTEGVDLVPHKAKPRKVRAALNNSFGFGGTNASVIVKALED from the coding sequence ATGCGTCGTGTCGTCGTAACCGGACTTGGCCTTGTCACCCCGCTGGGGGCCGATGTGGAAACCGTGTGGAAGAACCTGCTGGCCGGCAAGTCCGGCGCGGGGCCGATTACCAAGTTCGATGTCACCGACCAGAAGTGCAAGATCGCCTGCGAAGTGAAGCCTGCCGACCATGAATATGGTTTCGACGCGGGCAAGCGGGTGGATCACAAGATCCAGCGTCAGGTCGATCCGTTCATCGTGTTTGGCATTGATGCCGCGGGGCAGGCGCTGGAAGATGCCGGGCTTACCGATATGGACGACGATCTCAAGACGCGCGCTGGTTGTTCGATCGGTTCGGGCATCGGTGGTCTGCCGGGAATCGAAAGCGAATCGATTGTCCTGCACGAAAAGGGACCGGGGCGGGTTTCGCCGCACTTTGTCCACGGTCGCCTGATTAACCTGATCTCCGGTCAGGTTTCGATCAAATACGGCCTGATGGGACCGAACCATGCGGTTGTGACCGCCTGTTCCACCGGCGCGCATTCGATTGGCGATGCCGCACGCATGATCAAGGACGGCGATGCCGACGTGATGCTGGCGGGCGGTGCGGAAAGCACCATCAACCCGCTGGGCGTGGCTGGCTTCGCTCAGGCGCGCGCGCTGAATTGCAGCTATAACGACCGCCCCGAACAGGCGAGCCGCCCTTATGACAAGGACCGCGACGGTTTTGTCATGGGCGAAGGCGCAGGCGTTCTGGTGCTGGAAGAATACGAACATGCCAAGGCGCGTGGCGCGAAGATCTATGCCGAAGTGGTCGGCTATGGCCTGTCGGGCGATGCCTATCACGTCACTGCGCCGCACCCCGAAGGCAAGGGCGCGGAACTGGCCATGCGCATGGCGCTGCGCAAGGCAGGCATGGAAGCGGGCGATATCGATTATGTGAACGCCCACGGCACGTCGACCATGGCCGACACGATCGAACTGGCCGCAGTAAAGCGCGTGCTGGGCAACGATCTTTCTGGCGCATCGATGAGCAGCACCAAGTCTGCCATCGGGCATCTTCTGGGCGGTGCAGGCGCAGTGGAAGCGATCTTCTGCATTCTGGCCATTCGTGACCAGATCGTGCCGCCGACGCTGAACCTCGACAACCCGGATGAAGGCACTGAAGGTGTTGATCTGGTTCCGCACAAGGCCAAGCCGCGCAAGGTACGTGCCGCGCTGAACAATTCGTTCGGTTTTGGTGGCACCAATGCCAGCGTGATCGTCAAGGCGCTGGAAGACTGA
- a CDS encoding (2Fe-2S)-binding protein, protein MAKIKVNGAEREVKAQAETPLLYVLRGELNVMTPKFGCGLAQCGACSVLVDGEEVRACVTPIGAIEGKEVTTVDGLPARWAAQRGLSAQQAEGKLHPVQQAWVDEQVPQCGICQFGMMIKVTELLEANPKPSDADIKEALTTSGPSPHLCRCGSYAAILEGAHRAARLMAEGGVK, encoded by the coding sequence ATGGCAAAAATAAAGGTCAATGGCGCCGAGCGTGAGGTGAAAGCGCAGGCCGAAACCCCGCTGCTGTACGTCTTGCGGGGTGAGCTGAACGTGATGACCCCGAAGTTCGGTTGCGGCCTCGCCCAGTGCGGGGCTTGCTCCGTTCTGGTGGACGGTGAGGAAGTGCGAGCCTGCGTGACGCCGATTGGCGCGATCGAAGGCAAGGAAGTGACCACGGTCGACGGTCTGCCTGCACGCTGGGCGGCGCAGCGCGGCCTTTCGGCGCAGCAGGCAGAAGGCAAACTGCATCCGGTGCAGCAGGCATGGGTTGACGAACAGGTGCCCCAGTGCGGCATCTGCCAGTTCGGCATGATGATTAAGGTGACCGAACTGCTGGAAGCCAACCCCAAGCCCAGCGATGCGGACATCAAGGAAGCGCTGACCACGTCCGGCCCATCGCCGCATCTGTGCCGCTGCGGCAGCTATGCCGCGATCCTTGAAGGGGCACATCGCGCCGCGCGGTTGATGGCCGAAGGAGGCGTGAAATGA
- a CDS encoding acyl carrier protein, which produces MSDTADRVKKIVVEHLGVEADKVTEEASFIDDLGADSLDIVELVMAFEEEFGVEIPDDAAEKISTVQDAIKYIDENKG; this is translated from the coding sequence ATGAGCGATACCGCCGACCGCGTTAAGAAGATCGTTGTCGAGCACCTCGGCGTCGAGGCTGACAAGGTCACCGAAGAAGCCAGCTTCATCGACGATCTGGGCGCAGACTCGCTCGACATCGTTGAGCTGGTGATGGCTTTCGAAGAAGAGTTCGGTGTTGAGATCCCCGACGATGCGGCCGAGAAGATCTCGACCGTGCAGGACGCGATCAAGTACATCGACGAAAACAAGGGCTGA
- a CDS encoding aldo/keto reductase: protein MDTRTLGGTLKVSAMGFGCMGLSFGYGPAQSRADAVALIRAAYDMGITFFDTAEAYGQLNEEFVGEALAPVRDKVVIATKFGFRGGVPTDGMDSSSQRIRTVIENSLRNLRTDYVDLFYQHRVDPAVPMEDVAGTVKDLIAEGKVRHFGLSEAGAESIRRAHAVQPVAALQSEYSLWWRSPEAEILPLLEELGIGFVPFSPLGKGFLTGAITPDTQLAANDFRNVVPRFSAENRTANQVLVERIAAIASRLGVTNAQVALAWVMAQKPWIVPIPGTTKLARLQENAGAAAVVLTSSDLAEIGAVLADFDVQGERYPAALAANVGR from the coding sequence ATGGATACGCGCACACTTGGCGGGACGCTGAAAGTTTCGGCCATGGGCTTTGGCTGCATGGGGCTGTCGTTCGGCTATGGCCCGGCGCAATCGCGGGCCGATGCCGTGGCGCTGATCCGCGCGGCCTATGACATGGGCATCACGTTTTTTGACACGGCAGAAGCCTATGGCCAGTTAAACGAGGAGTTCGTGGGCGAAGCGCTGGCACCTGTGCGCGACAAGGTGGTGATTGCCACAAAATTCGGTTTTCGCGGCGGGGTGCCTACCGATGGGATGGACAGCAGCTCGCAACGCATCCGCACCGTGATTGAAAACAGCCTGCGCAACTTGCGCACCGATTATGTCGACCTGTTCTATCAGCACCGCGTCGATCCAGCCGTGCCGATGGAAGATGTGGCAGGCACGGTGAAAGACCTGATTGCCGAGGGCAAGGTGCGGCATTTCGGCCTGTCCGAAGCCGGAGCGGAATCGATCCGCCGTGCCCATGCGGTGCAGCCTGTTGCGGCGCTACAGAGCGAATATTCGCTGTGGTGGCGTTCGCCCGAAGCGGAGATTTTGCCGCTGCTGGAGGAGCTTGGCATTGGCTTCGTTCCGTTCAGCCCGCTTGGAAAAGGCTTCCTGACCGGGGCGATTACGCCTGACACGCAGCTTGCGGCGAACGATTTCCGCAATGTGGTGCCGCGCTTTTCGGCTGAGAACCGCACTGCCAATCAGGTTCTGGTTGAACGGATAGCTGCCATTGCATCGCGGCTTGGCGTAACCAATGCGCAAGTGGCGCTGGCGTGGGTGATGGCGCAAAAGCCGTGGATCGTGCCCATTCCCGGCACGACCAAGCTGGCGCGACTTCAGGAAAATGCAGGCGCGGCGGCTGTAGTGCTGACGTCGTCGGATCTGGCGGAGATCGGCGCGGTGCTTGCCGATTTCGATGTTCAGGGTGAGCGTTATCCGGCAGCTTTGGCTGCCAATGTTGGGCGCTAA
- a CDS encoding 2'-5' RNA ligase family protein: MQHDTPGSAPLIVTATLPADLQAWADRLRTQHFPPERNFLRAHVTLFHALPGMVLDEVRDVMAQMCRTTPPVRARLAGIMDLGGGTAFRIESDGILALRRELAERFHGLLTGQDSHAPRLHVTIQNKVVRAQAMALQNALRPDFAEAEFTFAGLALHHYLNGPWQGAGAWSFRGAARRR; encoded by the coding sequence GTGCAACATGACACTCCCGGATCTGCGCCGCTTATCGTTACAGCAACTTTGCCCGCTGATTTGCAGGCATGGGCGGACCGGCTGCGGACACAGCATTTCCCGCCTGAGCGCAATTTCCTGCGCGCGCATGTGACGCTTTTCCACGCCTTGCCCGGCATGGTGCTGGACGAGGTGCGCGACGTGATGGCGCAAATGTGCCGTACCACGCCACCCGTGCGTGCGCGGCTGGCCGGGATCATGGATTTGGGCGGGGGAACCGCATTTCGCATTGAAAGCGACGGGATACTGGCACTGCGCCGGGAACTGGCGGAACGGTTTCATGGTCTGCTGACCGGGCAGGACAGCCATGCGCCACGCTTGCATGTGACGATCCAGAACAAGGTCGTGCGGGCGCAGGCCATGGCATTGCAGAACGCACTGCGACCTGATTTTGCCGAGGCCGAGTTTACCTTTGCCGGATTGGCCCTGCATCACTACCTGAACGGCCCATGGCAGGGTGCCGGAGCATGGTCGTTCCGGGGCGCTGCGCGACGCAGGTAA
- the trhO gene encoding oxygen-dependent tRNA uridine(34) hydroxylase TrhO, whose translation MDMSCHDGHGPVTVAALYRFARFDDCEAVQASLERLCVEHGIRGTLLIAREGINGTIAGARVGIDAVVSHIRSLPDCADLDVKYSSAAAMPFYRMKVRLKREIVTMGQPDIDPRAIVGTYVDPQDWNALIADPDTIVIDTRNDYEVAAGTFARAIDPKTATFREFPDWFRAQRERLLGAGKPPKVAMFCTGGIRCEKSTAFLKQEGVEEVYHLKGGILKYLEEIPAEDSLWRGECFVFDERVTIGHGLVQGTHTLCRSCRRPLAEEDRQSALYEEGVACPACYDERTEAQRASARERHRQTLLAAKRGQEHIGAVREDQRPAGK comes from the coding sequence ATGGATATGTCCTGTCATGATGGTCATGGGCCGGTTACGGTCGCGGCGCTTTATCGCTTTGCGCGGTTTGATGATTGCGAGGCTGTGCAGGCGTCGCTTGAGCGGTTGTGTGTGGAGCACGGCATCAGGGGTACGTTGCTGATTGCGCGCGAAGGCATCAATGGCACGATTGCAGGCGCGCGTGTCGGAATTGATGCTGTGGTGAGCCATATTCGCAGCCTGCCGGATTGCGCCGATCTTGATGTGAAATATTCGAGCGCGGCGGCGATGCCGTTTTATCGCATGAAAGTGCGGCTGAAGCGCGAGATCGTGACGATGGGGCAGCCGGATATCGATCCGCGCGCCATTGTTGGCACCTATGTCGATCCGCAGGACTGGAACGCGCTGATTGCCGACCCTGACACCATCGTCATTGACACGCGCAACGATTATGAAGTTGCGGCAGGCACATTTGCGCGGGCGATTGACCCGAAAACCGCGACGTTCCGCGAATTTCCCGACTGGTTCCGGGCGCAGCGCGAGCGACTGCTGGGTGCGGGTAAGCCGCCCAAGGTGGCGATGTTCTGCACGGGCGGCATCCGCTGCGAAAAATCGACTGCGTTTCTGAAGCAGGAAGGCGTCGAGGAGGTCTATCACCTTAAAGGCGGTATCCTGAAGTATCTGGAAGAGATTCCGGCCGAGGACAGTCTGTGGCGCGGCGAATGCTTTGTGTTCGATGAGCGGGTGACCATCGGGCATGGTCTGGTGCAAGGAACGCATACGCTGTGCCGTTCGTGCCGCCGCCCGCTGGCGGAAGAGGACCGGCAATCTGCACTGTATGAAGAAGGCGTGGCCTGCCCTGCGTGTTATGATGAACGGACCGAGGCACAGCGCGCTTCGGCGCGTGAACGGCATCGGCAGACGCTGCTGGCAGCAAAGCGTGGGCAGGAGCATATTGGCGCAGTGCGCGAAGACCAACGCCCGGCGGGCAAGTAG